One genomic segment of Hymenobacter psoromatis includes these proteins:
- a CDS encoding ADP-ribosylglycohydrolase family protein has translation MTDATIRAAFLGLAVGDALGVPVEFKDRATRRANPVTGMRGYGSHQQPPGTWSDDSSLTFCLAETLARPGGRTGPPDLADFGRRAINWLDNAYWTATAETFDVGGATRTAIQLLKAGVAPAQAGPRAEQDNGNGALMRILPLAFHATWQADQLDLNAAWALTEAVASVTHGHPRSTLGCFLYLLLAHFLLKGHAPASAYEQARKSARGWLQTSANSAVLYEWPRYETWLDGTLPGRPEAEIQSSGYVVHTLEATLWCLLRHDTYAATVLAAVNLGSDTDTTGAVAGGLAGLAYGEAAIPAEWRAVLARRADIEDLAARLAAKG, from the coding sequence ATGACTGACGCCACTATTCGCGCCGCCTTCCTAGGCTTAGCCGTGGGCGACGCCTTAGGCGTGCCCGTCGAGTTCAAAGACCGCGCCACTCGCCGCGCCAACCCCGTGACCGGAATGCGTGGGTACGGCTCGCATCAGCAGCCGCCCGGTACGTGGTCGGATGACTCGTCGCTGACCTTTTGCCTGGCCGAAACCCTGGCCCGTCCCGGCGGTCGCACCGGGCCGCCCGATTTGGCCGATTTCGGCCGGCGCGCCATCAACTGGCTCGATAATGCCTACTGGACGGCCACCGCCGAAACCTTCGACGTGGGCGGGGCCACGCGCACCGCTATCCAGCTTCTGAAAGCGGGGGTAGCGCCCGCGCAGGCAGGCCCCCGCGCCGAGCAAGACAACGGTAACGGGGCACTGATGCGCATCCTACCCCTCGCTTTTCATGCTACCTGGCAAGCCGACCAACTAGACCTGAACGCCGCCTGGGCACTAACCGAGGCCGTGGCAAGCGTAACGCACGGCCACCCGCGCTCCACGCTGGGCTGCTTTTTATACCTGCTCCTGGCGCATTTCTTACTCAAAGGCCATGCACCGGCGAGTGCCTACGAGCAGGCGCGAAAGAGTGCCCGCGGGTGGCTGCAGACCTCGGCTAATAGTGCGGTATTATACGAGTGGCCCCGTTACGAAACTTGGCTGGATGGCACCTTACCTGGCCGGCCCGAGGCCGAAATTCAGTCGTCCGGCTACGTAGTGCACACCTTGGAAGCTACTCTCTGGTGCCTGTTGCGGCACGATACCTACGCCGCGACCGTGCTGGCCGCCGTGAACCTGGGCAGCGACACCGATACCACCGGCGCGGTAGCTGGCGGCCTAGCAGGCCTGGCCTACGGAGAGGCCGCCATTCCGGCCGAGTGGCGGGCCGTTCTGGCCCGCCGCGCCGACATTGAAGACTTGGCCGCCCGGCTGGCAGCCAAGGGGTAG
- a CDS encoding KUP/HAK/KT family potassium transporter → MSSKSSHTAISGAGLLIALGIIYGDIGTSPLYVMSSILKSGRIPNHIDPILVLGGISCVIWTLTLQTTIKYVIITLNADNNGEGGIFSLYALVRRRGAWLSAVAIIGGAALLADGVITPPISVASAVEGLRIIYPTIPTVPIVIGIIAGLFLLQSFGTQIVGKAFGPIMLLWFTMLGVLGAAWIIENPTILRALNPYHAYQLLVHYPGGFWLLGSVFLCTTGAEALYSDLGHCGKGNIRISWAFVKTTLLLNYMGQGAWLLEHQGQTMGQGPLADVANPFYALMPPWFLLFGIGLATVAAVIASQALITGSFTLVSEAIRLNMWPKVKLNYPTDVKGQLFVPSMNRLLLIGCIGVVLFFRESSNMEAAYGLAITITMLMTTLLLTMWLRKVQRVALSVVAFFVAIYGIIEGSFLVANLVKFPHGGWVSLAIGSMLMTVMYVWLKAFYIKRRLTDFVKMEPYIEPLKQLSNDESIGKYATHLVFLTSAERASEIEQKIIYSIFQKRPKRADIYWFIHVDTTDEPYTMEYKVTELAPDDVFRINFRLGFRVQQRINLFFRKVVEDLVRNKEVDITSRYASLSKQHVTGDFRFVVLEKYLSVENDFPTQEKLVMQAYFYIKQFISGEAQYFGLDTSSVKVEKVPLVISPVREVALTRVQ, encoded by the coding sequence ATGAGTTCTAAATCCTCGCACACCGCCATTTCCGGGGCTGGGCTGCTTATCGCGCTGGGCATTATTTATGGCGACATCGGCACGTCGCCGCTCTACGTGATGTCGTCCATCCTGAAGAGCGGCCGGATACCCAACCATATTGACCCGATACTGGTGCTCGGCGGCATCTCGTGCGTTATCTGGACGCTGACGCTCCAAACCACTATTAAGTACGTGATTATCACGCTCAATGCGGATAATAATGGCGAGGGGGGAATTTTCTCGCTCTACGCGCTGGTGCGGCGGCGCGGGGCCTGGCTCTCGGCAGTAGCTATTATTGGGGGGGCGGCGCTGCTGGCCGATGGCGTGATTACGCCGCCCATCTCAGTAGCCTCCGCCGTAGAAGGGCTGCGGATTATCTACCCTACTATTCCCACGGTGCCTATCGTTATTGGTATCATCGCGGGGCTTTTCTTACTGCAAAGCTTTGGTACTCAGATTGTAGGCAAGGCTTTTGGGCCGATTATGCTCCTGTGGTTTACCATGCTAGGCGTGCTGGGTGCGGCCTGGATTATTGAGAATCCGACTATTCTGCGCGCCCTCAACCCCTACCACGCCTACCAGCTACTGGTGCATTACCCCGGTGGATTCTGGCTGCTGGGCTCGGTATTTCTTTGCACAACGGGGGCCGAGGCGCTGTACTCCGACCTGGGTCACTGCGGCAAGGGTAATATCCGCATCAGCTGGGCTTTTGTGAAGACTACGCTGCTGCTCAACTACATGGGCCAGGGCGCCTGGCTGCTGGAACACCAGGGCCAGACGATGGGCCAGGGGCCGCTGGCCGATGTGGCCAACCCTTTTTATGCGCTCATGCCGCCGTGGTTTTTGCTTTTTGGCATTGGGCTGGCTACGGTGGCGGCCGTTATTGCCTCGCAGGCCCTTATCACGGGTTCCTTTACGCTAGTATCTGAGGCCATTCGTCTCAATATGTGGCCTAAAGTGAAGCTCAACTACCCCACCGATGTGAAGGGCCAGCTGTTTGTGCCCAGCATGAACCGGCTCCTACTCATCGGCTGCATCGGCGTAGTGTTATTTTTCCGCGAAAGCTCCAACATGGAAGCGGCTTACGGCTTAGCCATCACTATCACCATGCTCATGACCACGTTGCTGCTAACCATGTGGCTACGTAAAGTGCAGCGGGTGGCCCTATCGGTGGTAGCCTTCTTTGTGGCGATATACGGGATTATTGAGGGTTCCTTTTTGGTGGCCAATCTGGTAAAATTCCCGCACGGCGGTTGGGTGTCGCTGGCTATTGGTTCGATGCTAATGACCGTTATGTACGTCTGGCTTAAGGCCTTCTACATTAAGCGCCGCCTCACCGACTTCGTAAAGATGGAACCTTACATCGAGCCACTAAAGCAACTGAGCAACGACGAGTCCATTGGCAAGTACGCTACTCACCTCGTCTTTCTGACTTCGGCCGAGCGGGCCAGTGAGATTGAGCAAAAAATCATCTACTCCATCTTTCAGAAACGTCCTAAACGCGCTGATATCTACTGGTTTATCCACGTCGATACTACCGACGAGCCGTACACGATGGAGTACAAGGTAACCGAGCTAGCACCTGACGACGTATTCCGTATCAATTTCCGGCTGGGCTTCCGGGTGCAGCAGCGCATCAATCTTTTCTTCCGCAAGGTGGTCGAGGACCTGGTGCGCAATAAGGAGGTGGATATTACCTCGCGCTACGCCTCCCTCAGCAAGCAGCATGTGACGGGCGACTTCCGCTTCGTGGTGCTGGAAAAATACCTGTCGGTTGAAAACGACTTCCCGACTCAGGAAAAGCTCGTGATGCAGGCCTACTTCTACATCAAGCAGTTCATCTCGGGCGAGGCCCAGTACTTTGGCCTCGACACCTCGTCGGTGAAGGTGGAAAAGGTACCGCTGGTAATTTCACCGGTGCGCGAAGTTGCCCTCACCCGCGTGCAGTAG
- a CDS encoding FKBP-type peptidyl-prolyl cis-trans isomerase, protein MTLDTNQQQVSYIIGRDLARNFAQQGLELDIDTLAAALKEGMAGQPSRLTQEQMQAAMQQLQEQLGGSDDNQDDDQDDNDSSNPNSMNNKAEGEAFLAENQHKPGITTLPSGLQYEVLTEGTGPKPTLRSSVTTHYHGTLINGNVFDSSYQRGQPATFPVNGVIAGWTEALQLMPEGSKYRLYIPSDLAYGKRGAGRDIGPDSALIFDVELLKVNN, encoded by the coding sequence GTGACGCTCGACACCAATCAACAGCAGGTCAGCTACATTATTGGCCGCGACCTGGCCCGCAACTTTGCCCAGCAGGGCCTAGAACTGGATATTGATACCCTGGCCGCCGCCCTCAAGGAGGGCATGGCCGGGCAGCCCAGCCGCCTCACTCAGGAGCAGATGCAAGCCGCCATGCAGCAGCTGCAGGAGCAGCTCGGCGGCAGCGATGACAACCAGGACGACGACCAGGACGACAACGATTCCTCAAACCCTAACTCCATGAACAACAAAGCCGAAGGCGAAGCCTTCCTCGCCGAAAACCAGCACAAGCCGGGCATCACCACGCTGCCCAGCGGCCTGCAATACGAAGTGCTAACCGAGGGCACTGGTCCCAAGCCTACCCTGCGCTCGTCGGTGACGACGCACTACCACGGCACCCTCATCAACGGCAACGTTTTCGATAGCAGCTACCAGCGCGGCCAGCCGGCTACTTTCCCGGTCAACGGCGTGATTGCTGGCTGGACCGAAGCCCTGCAACTGATGCCTGAAGGCTCGAAATACCGCCTCTACATCCCCTCGGACCTGGCCTATGGCAAGCGCGGCGCGGGCCGCGACATCGGCCCCGACTCGGCGCTGATTTTCGACGTGGAGCTGTTGAAAGTGAACAACTGA
- a CDS encoding DinB family protein, whose amino-acid sequence MEIRDLLTELVSCLTDTFALVDAWFDQPADLRSYRPVDQGWTVDEVLLHIGLTNHFLLILIEKGAIKALNNPQGLDLNAELTAYQFPRDKLAAIGVLHAFPWMRPEHMEPRQQLPGPAVREQLRQQLAQALACLQRLSRGEGLLYYTTMSVNGLGKLNVYEYVYFLAQHARRHFTQMAENTREFAESS is encoded by the coding sequence ATGGAAATTCGTGACCTGCTCACTGAGTTAGTTAGCTGCCTTACCGATACGTTCGCGTTGGTAGATGCGTGGTTTGACCAACCCGCCGACCTGCGCAGCTATCGTCCAGTTGACCAGGGCTGGACGGTTGATGAAGTGCTGCTCCACATTGGCCTAACGAATCATTTCTTACTCATTTTGATTGAGAAAGGGGCCATTAAAGCACTGAATAATCCGCAGGGGCTCGACTTAAACGCCGAGTTGACGGCCTACCAATTCCCACGCGATAAGCTGGCTGCCATCGGTGTACTGCACGCTTTCCCCTGGATGCGGCCCGAGCACATGGAGCCCCGCCAGCAATTGCCTGGGCCGGCTGTGCGGGAACAGCTACGCCAGCAGTTGGCCCAGGCTCTAGCTTGCCTGCAACGTTTATCACGTGGCGAGGGACTACTTTATTACACCACCATGTCGGTAAATGGGTTGGGCAAGCTGAATGTGTATGAGTACGTCTACTTTCTGGCTCAGCACGCCCGCCGTCACTTTACCCAGATGGCTGAGAATACGCGGGAGTTCGCTGAGAGCAGCTAG
- a CDS encoding YybH family protein, with the protein MLLTLALAYALATPPTPRQAIAQVLTTQTAAWNRGDIPGFMAGYWHSDSLVFIGRKGPTYGWQPTLDNYRRSYPDAAQMGQLDFSGLRITLLSPEAAQVVGHWHLARPGVAAGDLQGYFLLVFQRIKGQWVIVADHTSST; encoded by the coding sequence ATGCTGCTGACTCTCGCCCTAGCTTATGCGCTGGCCACGCCGCCTACCCCCCGCCAAGCCATCGCCCAGGTGCTGACCACCCAAACGGCGGCCTGGAACCGGGGCGACATCCCCGGCTTCATGGCCGGCTACTGGCACTCCGATTCGCTGGTGTTCATCGGCCGCAAGGGCCCGACCTACGGCTGGCAGCCTACCCTCGATAACTACCGCCGCAGCTACCCCGATGCCGCCCAGATGGGCCAGCTTGATTTCAGCGGCCTGCGCATTACGCTGCTGAGCCCCGAGGCGGCGCAGGTGGTGGGCCACTGGCACCTGGCCCGGCCGGGGGTAGCCGCCGGCGACTTGCAGGGCTATTTTCTGCTGGTTTTTCAGCGTATTAAAGGGCAGTGGGTTATTGTGGCCGACCATACCAGCTCTACCTAA
- the mtgA gene encoding monofunctional biosynthetic peptidoglycan transglycosylase: MAQSIQTLLPSWRTAGRMTLQTLAALFLVTVAWVLLYRWVAPPATWLMLDRRAHAPVGQGYYGIQPDPRHVRYDFTSLDEVAPSVPLALVAAEDQRFLVHHGFDVDGMWRAAQYNWHRAAGQPVRGGSTISQQVAKNVFLWQGRSYVRKAAEAYFTVLIELLWSKRRIMEMYLSVAEMGDCTFGVEAASERYFHKPARSLSAPEAALLAGVLPNPLRFRAGQPGPQARAKQLRVLRNMRALGGTAYVATLLSR; encoded by the coding sequence GTGGCACAGTCTATTCAAACGCTCCTACCCTCCTGGCGCACGGCCGGGCGGATGACGCTGCAAACCCTGGCGGCGCTGTTTCTAGTGACGGTGGCTTGGGTGCTGCTGTACCGGTGGGTAGCGCCGCCGGCCACCTGGCTCATGCTGGACCGCCGCGCGCACGCGCCGGTGGGCCAGGGCTACTACGGCATTCAGCCCGACCCGCGCCACGTGCGCTACGATTTCACCTCGCTCGATGAGGTAGCCCCGAGCGTGCCGCTGGCCCTGGTAGCGGCCGAGGACCAGCGGTTTCTGGTGCACCACGGCTTCGACGTGGATGGGATGTGGCGGGCGGCGCAGTACAACTGGCACCGCGCCGCGGGCCAGCCGGTGCGCGGCGGCTCCACCATCTCGCAGCAAGTGGCCAAAAACGTGTTTTTGTGGCAGGGCCGCTCCTACGTGCGCAAGGCCGCCGAGGCGTATTTTACTGTGCTCATCGAGCTGCTGTGGAGCAAGCGCCGCATTATGGAGATGTACCTGAGCGTGGCCGAGATGGGCGACTGCACCTTTGGGGTGGAGGCCGCCAGCGAGCGCTATTTTCACAAGCCCGCCCGCAGCCTGAGCGCTCCCGAGGCGGCCTTGCTGGCTGGCGTGCTGCCCAATCCGCTACGCTTCCGGGCCGGGCAGCCGGGGCCGCAGGCGCGGGCCAAGCAACTGCGCGTGCTGCGCAATATGCGGGCGCTGGGCGGCACCGCCTACGTAGCTACCTTGCTGAGCCGCTAG